Below is a window of Fervidobacterium pennivorans DSM 9078 DNA.
TTCTGCGTATTCCCCTAATCTAAAATCGCATTTTATTGAGTATCGCATTGCATTCTTCCTTGCCAACGCTATAGCCTTTTCGTTTACATCTGTTCCAAAAACCTCCACTCCTAGTGCGGAAAGCTCTTTGTCATTAGTGCATTCTAAGGCTATCGTTATCGCAATAACTCCACTCCCAACTCCGATATCCAAAACTTTTCTCAGCTTGTACTTTCTTATGTATTCCAAACTCAACTCAACAAGCCCTTCCGTTTCCCACCTGGGAATGAGAACGCCTTCTTCTATGTAGAAAGTCCTACCGTAGAACTCGACTTCTCCTATGATATATTGGAGTGGGTATCCTGTGAGTCGCTTTTCAAACAGTGTTATTACAGACTCAAGGAACTCCTCTGGACATTCGTCATAGAAATGTGCAATTACGTATTCTTTTTTCTTTCCTAGCACTTTTGCAATCAAAAGAAGAGCCTCCCGCTCGGGAAGCCCTTTGTCTTTGTAAGCCTGCACGATTTGAGAAAATTTCATAGGGACTTCTCAACACTTGAAATTCTGAATTTGAATACAGGTCTACGGCGTGCTTTACTAAATCCCGAGTTGTTTTCGTATGATAGGGTCTATCCTATCTGGTGTCCATGGTGGGTCAAATGTTAACTCGACTTCAACATTGTTCACGCCTTCGATTGTTCTTATTTTCATCTCTGCATCGCTCATAATCCCACCAGCAAGTGGACACATAGGGGTTGTCATCGTCATAAGCACTTTGACGTTGTTTTGGTCATCGACCTGGATATCGTAAACAAGACCAAGTGTTACTACGTCAAGTCCTATTTCCCAATCAATGACCTCTTTAAGCTTGTTCCACACCGCTGTTTTCAATTCTTCTTTTGTCATGCGTTTTCCTCTCCTTTCACAAGTTCCTCTATCTTTCCAGCTATCTCATATGCCACGTTGTTGATATATTCTTCGTCCGGTCCCTGGACAAAGACTCTGACAAGTGGTTCTGTCCCAGAAGGTCTGACAATTATATCGGTATCCTCTCGCTTGTATTTTTCAATAAGTTCTTTCACATCCTTGTGTTCCACGACGAGTTTGTTTTTGCAT
It encodes the following:
- a CDS encoding metal-sulfur cluster assembly factor, translated to MTKEELKTAVWNKLKEVIDWEIGLDVVTLGLVYDIQVDDQNNVKVLMTMTTPMCPLAGGIMSDAEMKIRTIEGVNNVEVELTFDPPWTPDRIDPIIRKQLGI
- the prmC gene encoding peptide chain release factor N(5)-glutamine methyltransferase, translating into MKFSQIVQAYKDKGLPEREALLLIAKVLGKKKEYVIAHFYDECPEEFLESVITLFEKRLTGYPLQYIIGEVEFYGRTFYIEEGVLIPRWETEGLVELSLEYIRKYKLRKVLDIGVGSGVIAITIALECTNDKELSALGVEVFGTDVNEKAIALARKNAMRYSIKCDFRLGEYAEPFKDDWDSIDIIVSNPPYVRKGTQLQKELEFEPQEALFGGEDGLEFYKEFFKRYETSGKIVIMEIGEDQGEKLKALTGGEVLKDLAGKDRYLIVNKRG